TGATTACGAACCTAACATTACATTGACATCTCCTCTACTAGTCACTTGccatataacacattcataacaGTCCTAAAAGCAGGTCCTCTCTTATTCTTCAAAGCATCCCTAACCTTCTCCTCTTCCGGGACAAGCCCTTTACTCTTCAACATTTCCAACACCTCTTTCCCCTCTTCTTCCAATCCCACTTTCATTAATCCTTCATAAACCCCAACACAAACTGCTGCACTCGGCTTAATCCCCCTCTTCTCTACCATCTCCTCTACATACGTTTTCGCCTCCTTCACCAACTTCGCATCCCCACTAGCCACCAATCCCTTAATCAATACATTATACGTATAAGCATTCGGCAACACCCCAGAAGCCAACATCCTCATATAAACCTTCAACGCCTCCTTTGCCTGCCCTGCATTCACGTACGCCTCAATGACTGCAGTATGAGCCACCACATCCGGCATCTGCCCCTTATCCTTGATCTGAGAAAACAGCTCCAAGGCCTCGTGAGTCAAACCGTCCTTAGACAATCCGTCGAACATCTTGACTGCACTATTCATGAGCCCATCACCTCGCATATTATGAAACACTTCTTGTAAGTTCTTTGGATCCTCGGGTTCCTCGATAACCGGTTTCTTATTAAAGGGGTCATAGGGAGGTGGTAGTTTCGACTTATCAATCTGTCTATCTCTTGATCTTTTGTCTTCAGATTCCGATTCTGAGTCCGACTCTGAATCAGATAATGAAAAATTGACTAATGTGCTTCGCTTTCGGGGTGCGGTGGTGGGATTTATCGGTGATTCGGAAGCCGATGAGGAGGAAGTGCAAAAGTGGGTCAGGGAAAG
This portion of the Coffea arabica cultivar ET-39 chromosome 2e, Coffea Arabica ET-39 HiFi, whole genome shotgun sequence genome encodes:
- the LOC113733061 gene encoding uncharacterized protein, which translates into the protein MAPITTITRCFIISNSSQSSLLKRLFHPRLFHSHPISPLSSAPTTISKPPLQSQSLLCVSNRKAQLSLTHFCTSSSSASESPINPTTAPRKRSTLVNFSLSDSESDSESESEDKRSRDRQIDKSKLPPPYDPFNKKPVIEEPEDPKNLQEVFHNMRGDGLMNSAVKMFDGLSKDGLTHEALELFSQIKDKGQMPDVVAHTAVIEAYVNAGQAKEALKVYMRMLASGVLPNAYTYNVLIKGLVASGDAKLVKEAKTYVEEMVEKRGIKPSAAVCVGVYEGLMKVGLEEEGKEVLEMLKSKGLVPEEEKVRDALKNKRGPAFRTVMNVLYGK